One Nostoc punctiforme PCC 73102 DNA window includes the following coding sequences:
- a CDS encoding beta strand repeat-containing protein yields the protein MVNRNKSVNKQRQHYQSLVATALLTGSFFQFIAPVLADGTAGGQSISNTATATYEDPNAPGTTINATSNTVTVTVAEVAGITVTASGVTDNNGGAVGVNDLLTYTYTLTNVGNDPTKFHIPNQATTTGPGTVSGVLPADKNGVTPASGTLQYSTDGGATWTNVAAGGVDTASIPVSGTVLVRVPVTVQTGAQSGDVIKVTLGNTPGDAQNQLRSPDGGDVYTVDNADNAGGGEVAGAPVNGTRESSITQQIQVGNTVKTVALATILKTRTAYNAGDASVLNDDLLTYGLSLRVESNDVTNRGLTPAALAGTNINVDGSLVPRILVSDALPASTTLNGTPTAPSGWIVVYAGEDPATTTADQSLWKTDKTQVTGGIVKRVGFINNPSSISTIATGTTVTGFTVQVKTTGIAVTTPTNVNNIAQVFGKTAGDPNSPLLFDDSGDQNPDNINPSTGAFPTTPDIGYYPTTPGNVDTGNNNQGANSVTGNVNVYTVSVAQANSVLNGPNNAPDATGPSGLTNDDFTNKSSFVPPNTPPGSTLDPQSVGFTNTIKNNGANPNDITIVPTAPATFTDLPNNTKVTVSYNSQSAVYTYNSATGVFTIANGNTPIKIPAVPAGGIVNYGVEVDLPPGTQLSTDIGKGFPVPITAFIDTDNNGIPNTAVNGEAYNISIDRVYTGFLKLLKMSRVLQGSGPAVQGTDGTFSITPKKPAPGNIIEYQIQYTNISDAQSGTGNVILNANKVVITEDGTAGGNNWALDNDNNTQIDTSNIVGSAKDSGASTIQFFNGNPATNSSIDQTGTTLNSDVTKYVDTATGQIAPGVQRTFTFQRKVN from the coding sequence ATGGTAAACCGAAATAAATCTGTCAACAAGCAGCGCCAGCATTACCAATCTCTAGTAGCAACAGCATTGTTAACTGGTAGCTTTTTCCAATTTATTGCACCTGTACTAGCTGACGGTACAGCTGGTGGTCAATCTATTAGTAACACAGCGACTGCTACCTACGAAGATCCCAACGCGCCAGGGACAACTATAAATGCCACCTCTAATACTGTAACCGTCACTGTGGCAGAAGTTGCTGGGATCACCGTCACTGCGTCGGGTGTTACAGATAACAATGGTGGCGCTGTTGGAGTTAACGATTTACTAACTTACACCTACACCCTAACGAACGTAGGTAACGACCCCACCAAATTCCATATTCCCAACCAAGCAACGACAACCGGGCCTGGTACAGTTTCTGGTGTACTTCCTGCTGATAAAAATGGGGTAACACCAGCTAGTGGCACACTGCAATACAGTACTGACGGTGGTGCAACTTGGACAAATGTAGCAGCAGGTGGTGTAGATACAGCCTCAATTCCGGTTAGCGGTACTGTGTTGGTGCGTGTGCCAGTGACTGTACAAACTGGCGCTCAATCCGGTGACGTAATTAAAGTTACCCTTGGTAATACTCCTGGTGATGCCCAAAACCAACTCCGGAGTCCTGATGGTGGTGACGTTTATACTGTAGATAACGCTGATAACGCAGGTGGTGGAGAAGTTGCTGGCGCACCAGTTAACGGTACACGAGAATCTAGTATTACCCAGCAAATTCAAGTGGGTAACACTGTTAAAACCGTTGCTCTAGCCACAATACTCAAAACTCGAACAGCCTACAACGCTGGTGATGCTTCCGTACTCAATGATGACTTGCTGACTTATGGTTTAAGCTTGCGAGTTGAGAGCAATGACGTAACCAATCGGGGGCTAACACCCGCAGCTTTAGCTGGTACAAATATCAATGTAGATGGTAGTCTAGTTCCTCGCATCTTAGTTTCTGATGCACTTCCAGCATCCACAACTCTTAATGGGACTCCAACCGCTCCTTCAGGGTGGATAGTGGTTTATGCTGGCGAAGATCCTGCCACTACAACTGCCGATCAGTCTCTGTGGAAAACTGACAAAACTCAAGTAACAGGCGGTATAGTCAAACGGGTTGGTTTTATTAACAATCCTAGCTCTATCTCTACAATTGCCACTGGCACAACTGTTACAGGCTTTACGGTGCAAGTAAAGACCACTGGAATCGCAGTAACAACACCGACAAATGTTAACAACATCGCTCAAGTGTTTGGTAAAACTGCTGGCGATCCAAATAGCCCCCTGCTCTTTGACGATTCAGGCGATCAAAACCCAGATAACATCAACCCCTCTACTGGAGCCTTTCCTACTACACCTGACATTGGTTATTATCCCACTACTCCCGGTAATGTTGACACAGGCAATAACAACCAAGGTGCTAATTCTGTTACAGGAAATGTCAACGTTTATACTGTTTCAGTCGCCCAGGCAAACTCAGTTTTAAACGGGCCGAATAATGCACCGGATGCTACTGGCCCATCGGGTTTAACCAACGATGACTTCACTAACAAATCTTCCTTTGTTCCTCCCAACACACCGCCTGGTAGTACACTTGACCCGCAATCGGTTGGCTTCACTAATACAATTAAGAACAACGGCGCTAACCCTAACGACATCACAATAGTGCCAACCGCACCAGCAACATTTACAGATTTGCCAAATAATACAAAGGTGACTGTTAGTTATAATAGTCAATCTGCTGTTTATACCTACAACAGTGCTACTGGTGTTTTTACCATAGCAAACGGTAATACACCAATTAAAATCCCTGCTGTTCCTGCTGGTGGCATTGTTAATTATGGTGTAGAAGTTGACCTACCACCTGGTACGCAACTATCGACTGATATTGGTAAGGGCTTCCCAGTACCGATCACTGCTTTTATTGACACTGATAATAATGGTATACCGAATACTGCGGTTAATGGGGAAGCGTACAATATCTCCATCGATCGCGTCTACACTGGCTTCTTAAAACTGTTGAAAATGTCACGAGTTCTACAAGGAAGTGGCCCAGCAGTGCAAGGGACTGATGGGACATTCAGTATTACTCCGAAGAAGCCTGCACCAGGAAACATTATTGAGTACCAAATTCAATACACAAATATTTCTGATGCTCAATCTGGAACCGGTAACGTGATTTTGAATGCTAACAAAGTTGTGATTACTGAAGATGGTACAGCAGGGGGCAACAACTGGGCGCTAGACAACGACAATAACACTCAAATTGATACTAGCAACATTGTTGGTTCAGCAAAGGATTCTGGGGCTTCAACTATCCAGTTCTTCAATGGTAATCCGGCTACTAACTCTAGTATCGATCAAACTGGAACCACGCTAAACAGTGATGTCACAAAGTATGTAGATACTGCCACTGGACAGATTGCACCTGGTGTTCAAAGAACATTTACCTTCCAACGCAAGGTTAACTAG
- a CDS encoding DUF11 domain-containing protein, which yields MKRFSFASLGAFALIATVPFVSQVPGIASLWHSTSAVAQNVKTQGQIQLRLEAEKQVIAQDQQGKQSKTWQPLKGQAVVQPGDVLRYTLSGENKSDRPVKNLILNQPIPKGMVYILKSAIAANDTKVTYSIDGGRSFVENPTVKFTLPDGKVETKPAPANVYTHIRLQVSSVPAKKTVKATYQVQVR from the coding sequence ATGAAGCGTTTTTCTTTTGCAAGTTTAGGAGCGTTCGCACTTATTGCTACAGTGCCATTTGTTAGTCAAGTGCCAGGAATCGCTTCTCTATGGCATTCTACCAGTGCTGTTGCCCAAAATGTCAAAACTCAAGGGCAAATACAATTGCGCTTAGAAGCTGAGAAGCAAGTGATAGCACAGGATCAGCAGGGTAAGCAAAGTAAGACATGGCAACCTTTAAAAGGTCAAGCCGTGGTGCAACCAGGAGATGTGTTGCGATATACATTAAGTGGCGAAAATAAGAGCGATCGCCCCGTGAAGAATTTGATTCTCAATCAACCTATTCCTAAAGGAATGGTATACATACTGAAATCTGCAATTGCCGCTAATGATACTAAAGTTACTTACAGCATTGATGGCGGACGCAGCTTTGTCGAAAATCCCACTGTTAAATTTACTCTTCCTGACGGGAAAGTGGAAACAAAACCAGCACCAGCAAATGTTTACACCCACATCCGTCTGCAAGTGTCATCAGTTCCAGCCAAGAAAACGGTTAAAGCTACTTATCAAGTCCAAGTGCGCTGA
- a CDS encoding DUF11 domain-containing protein, whose product MCSVSHPQKQKQITYRSSWYQRLTATVLLGSFLQTTISIPAIAQQTNNLGASLPLINQATYTYTDSANNQKYDGTSSQLNVTPSPLFDPLGRILGCAGTILPDYTGFSVGVYESNPSDPTGTELGGLLSLTRTELPDIPNNNVPGGKSPNTENSNPYFVTNNPAGVYNFLLDPNKGQTDPGRTYIFVVNPPPNSIYKQRRIKIEILGSTGTQGNNIVRYVASSLDGQPISLTGETRVEQTVVLVPNAEVVGLDLLAFEFSTNLCQANQLQIVKTGDRATAEPGDTVIYRLSVKNLADAGLNNIFVTDNLPLGFQFLPKSVRGELDGKSVAITSERNGNTVTFRTDVTIPTEKTLNIAYAAQLTADAVRGNGRNSAIVNAQRADNRFSTKDGPATHQLKIRPGIVSDCGTIIGRVFIDKNFDGEQQPGEPGVPNAVIFLEDGNRITTDPNGLFSLANALPGSHTGVLDLSSVPGYTLAPNQKFRERNSQSRLVRLEPGGLVRMNFAVTPAFQEPVKK is encoded by the coding sequence ATGTGTTCAGTGAGCCATCCTCAAAAGCAAAAACAAATTACTTATAGGAGTAGCTGGTATCAAAGGTTAACAGCTACTGTTCTTCTGGGAAGTTTTTTGCAAACTACTATATCTATACCAGCGATCGCACAACAGACTAACAATCTCGGTGCGTCTTTGCCATTAATAAATCAAGCTACTTATACTTATACAGACTCTGCTAATAATCAGAAATATGACGGAACTTCTAGTCAGCTTAATGTTACTCCTAGCCCATTATTCGATCCATTAGGGAGAATATTAGGTTGCGCTGGTACTATTTTGCCTGACTATACAGGTTTTTCAGTTGGCGTATACGAATCTAATCCTAGCGACCCAACGGGGACAGAATTAGGTGGCTTGCTTTCTTTGACTCGAACAGAGTTACCCGATATTCCTAATAACAACGTTCCTGGCGGTAAGTCGCCAAATACCGAGAATAGTAACCCCTACTTCGTTACTAATAACCCTGCGGGTGTCTACAATTTCCTACTCGATCCGAATAAGGGTCAAACCGATCCAGGTAGAACTTATATTTTTGTAGTTAATCCACCGCCAAATTCTATCTATAAGCAACGGCGGATCAAGATTGAAATCCTTGGTAGCACTGGCACACAAGGTAATAATATTGTGCGATATGTCGCTAGTTCTCTGGATGGCCAACCAATCAGCCTTACAGGTGAGACGAGGGTAGAGCAAACAGTTGTCTTAGTTCCGAATGCAGAAGTAGTAGGACTGGACTTATTAGCCTTTGAATTCAGTACAAATTTGTGCCAAGCCAATCAGTTGCAGATTGTCAAAACAGGCGATCGCGCTACTGCTGAACCTGGGGATACGGTAATCTACCGCCTCTCAGTAAAAAATCTTGCTGATGCTGGTTTGAATAATATATTTGTCACCGACAATTTACCTTTAGGATTCCAGTTTTTACCTAAATCTGTGCGCGGAGAGTTGGATGGCAAATCAGTTGCTATCACCTCAGAACGCAATGGAAACACAGTGACATTCCGCACAGACGTAACAATTCCTACGGAAAAAACTCTGAATATTGCTTACGCGGCTCAACTAACAGCCGATGCTGTGCGTGGTAACGGTCGCAATAGTGCGATCGTGAATGCCCAACGAGCTGATAACCGTTTTAGCACCAAGGATGGACCAGCAACGCACCAGTTAAAAATTCGTCCAGGAATCGTTTCTGATTGCGGCACGATTATCGGTCGCGTGTTTATTGATAAAAACTTTGACGGTGAACAACAACCTGGTGAGCCTGGAGTCCCCAATGCAGTGATTTTTCTGGAGGACGGAAACCGAATCACCACAGATCCGAATGGTTTGTTCTCCTTAGCTAATGCCTTACCAGGAAGTCATACAGGCGTACTAGACCTCAGCAGTGTACCTGGTTATACCCTAGCTCCCAACCAAAAATTTCGTGAACGGAATAGCCAATCTCGCTTAGTACGTTTAGAACCTGGTGGCTTGGTACGTATGAATTTCGCTGTCACCCCCGCCTTCCAGGAGCCAGTCAAAAAATGA
- the miaB gene encoding tRNA (N6-isopentenyl adenosine(37)-C2)-methylthiotransferase MiaB, with translation MTTSKRHYHITTFGCQMNKADSERMAGVLEDMGFEWSEDPNNADVILYNTCTIRDNAEQKVYSYLGRQAKRKHDQPDLTLIVAGCVAQQEGEALLRRVPELDLVMGPQHANRLKDLLESVFDGNQVVATESVHIIEDITQPRRDSKVTAWVNVIYGCNERCTYCVVPNVRGIEQSRTPSAIRAEMEELGRQGYKEITLLGQNIDAYGRDLPGTTPEGRHLHNFTDLLYYVHDVPGIERLRFATSHPRYFTERLIKACAELPKVCKHFHIPFQSGDNELLKAMARGYTHEKYRRIIDTIRRYMPDASISADAIVGFPGETEAQFENTLKLVEDIGFDMLNTAAYSPRPGTPAALWDNQLSEEVKSDRLQRLNHLGNLKVAERSQRYFGRIEEVLVEDQNPKDQTQVMGRTDGNRLTFFSGDIKELKGQLVKVKITEVRPFSLTGQPVEVRQAIPV, from the coding sequence ATGACCACTTCTAAACGCCACTACCACATCACTACCTTCGGTTGTCAGATGAATAAAGCTGACTCAGAGCGCATGGCTGGCGTTTTGGAAGACATGGGCTTTGAATGGTCAGAAGATCCGAATAATGCAGATGTAATTCTCTACAATACCTGCACAATTCGGGATAATGCCGAGCAAAAGGTATATTCTTACCTTGGCAGACAAGCGAAGCGCAAACATGATCAGCCTGATTTAACCCTTATAGTTGCTGGCTGTGTTGCCCAGCAAGAAGGCGAAGCGCTATTGCGGCGAGTTCCAGAATTAGACTTGGTAATGGGGCCACAACACGCCAATCGCCTCAAAGATTTGCTGGAGTCGGTGTTTGACGGCAACCAAGTTGTCGCAACCGAGTCTGTTCATATTATTGAAGATATCACCCAACCACGACGGGATAGTAAAGTCACAGCTTGGGTAAATGTGATTTACGGCTGTAACGAACGCTGCACCTATTGCGTGGTTCCTAATGTGCGAGGTATTGAACAATCGCGCACACCGTCAGCTATCCGGGCTGAAATGGAAGAATTAGGACGGCAAGGTTACAAGGAAATTACTTTACTTGGTCAAAATATTGACGCTTACGGTAGAGATTTACCAGGAACAACACCAGAAGGTCGGCATCTGCACAACTTCACAGATTTACTTTATTACGTCCATGATGTGCCGGGAATTGAAAGATTAAGATTTGCTACTAGTCATCCCCGTTATTTTACAGAGAGATTAATTAAGGCTTGCGCTGAGTTACCCAAAGTCTGCAAACACTTCCACATTCCCTTTCAATCTGGGGATAATGAACTTTTGAAGGCAATGGCGCGGGGTTATACCCATGAAAAATATCGCCGGATTATCGATACCATTCGGCGGTATATGCCAGATGCTTCCATTAGTGCCGATGCGATTGTTGGTTTTCCTGGGGAGACAGAAGCACAGTTTGAAAATACTCTGAAACTGGTGGAAGATATTGGCTTTGATATGTTGAATACAGCAGCATATTCACCGCGTCCAGGGACACCTGCCGCTTTGTGGGACAATCAACTAAGTGAAGAAGTTAAAAGCGATCGCCTCCAAAGGCTCAATCATCTAGGAAACTTGAAAGTAGCCGAGCGATCGCAACGTTACTTCGGACGCATCGAAGAAGTTTTAGTAGAAGACCAGAATCCTAAAGACCAAACCCAGGTGATGGGACGCACTGATGGCAATCGTCTGACATTCTTCAGTGGAGACATTAAAGAGTTGAAAGGGCAGTTAGTGAAGGTAAAAATTACCGAAGTTCGTCCTTTTAGCTTGACTGGTCAACCAGTTGAAGTGAGACAAGCCATACCAGTATAA
- a CDS encoding carotenoid oxygenase family protein, whose product MHTIEKKSTTKAWAGAIVQPAKEFPSTQLPIISGKIPDGLRGTLYRNGPARLGRGGIHMGHWFDGDGAILAVNFTDAVATGVYRYVQTSGYQEEAAAGKLLYGNYGMTAPGPIWNQWQKPIKNAANTSVLALPDKLLALWEGGKPHALDLQTLETWGEDHLGGLTKGLNYSAHYKRDKQTGEIFNFGISPGQNATLNIYKSDSTGRIIKQAAYQLDGVPLVHDFVLAGQYLVFFIPPVRLNVLPLLIGINNYSDSLEWQPRLGTQILVIDRETLSVVSRGETEPWFQWHFGNGYVDASGSVIVDIARFEDFQTNQYLKEVATGETHTPAKSTLTRVHLHPQTGKVTSIQQLFNGHCEFPNVPQQNVGQASRYTYMSTSRSGTDISQEILNAIARFDNKTETLTEADFGENRYPSEPIHAQNTQNPAQSWVLTVVYDANSHTSEVWIFDSDRLDAEPVCKLGLPSVIPHSFHGTWNPA is encoded by the coding sequence ATGCATACCATTGAGAAAAAGTCAACAACAAAAGCCTGGGCAGGTGCGATCGTACAACCAGCAAAAGAATTTCCCTCTACCCAACTGCCAATTATCTCTGGCAAAATCCCAGATGGATTGCGTGGCACTCTTTACCGCAATGGCCCCGCACGGCTAGGACGCGGTGGCATTCACATGGGACACTGGTTTGATGGAGATGGGGCAATTCTGGCTGTAAATTTTACTGATGCAGTTGCAACGGGGGTTTATCGCTACGTGCAAACCTCTGGCTATCAAGAAGAAGCCGCAGCAGGTAAACTACTCTACGGCAATTATGGGATGACTGCACCAGGGCCAATTTGGAATCAATGGCAAAAGCCCATCAAAAATGCTGCCAACACCTCCGTGCTAGCACTTCCAGATAAACTTTTGGCACTGTGGGAAGGTGGTAAACCCCACGCCCTCGATTTACAAACTTTAGAAACTTGGGGCGAAGATCATTTAGGGGGATTAACAAAAGGATTAAACTATTCCGCACATTATAAGCGTGACAAGCAAACAGGGGAGATTTTTAACTTTGGCATCAGCCCTGGGCAAAATGCGACACTTAATATTTACAAAAGCGATTCCACTGGCCGGATTATCAAACAAGCCGCATATCAGCTAGATGGTGTACCATTGGTGCATGATTTTGTTTTAGCAGGACAGTATCTTGTATTTTTCATTCCGCCAGTGCGGTTGAATGTCTTACCCCTGCTAATAGGGATAAACAACTATAGTGATTCGCTAGAGTGGCAACCTAGATTAGGAACTCAGATTTTAGTTATTGATCGAGAAACCTTATCTGTAGTCAGTCGTGGAGAAACCGAACCTTGGTTCCAATGGCATTTTGGTAACGGTTATGTAGATGCTAGCGGCTCAGTGATTGTGGATATCGCCCGTTTTGAAGATTTTCAAACTAACCAATATCTTAAGGAAGTAGCTACAGGTGAAACTCACACCCCAGCTAAAAGTACACTAACGCGAGTTCATCTGCATCCCCAAACTGGTAAAGTTACGTCAATTCAGCAGCTATTCAACGGACACTGCGAATTTCCGAATGTACCACAGCAAAACGTGGGGCAAGCTTCCCGCTACACATATATGTCAACATCCCGTTCAGGAACAGATATTAGTCAAGAAATATTAAATGCGATCGCCCGCTTCGATAACAAAACCGAAACCCTCACCGAAGCAGACTTTGGAGAAAATCGTTATCCTTCAGAACCCATCCACGCCCAAAATACCCAAAACCCTGCACAAAGTTGGGTGTTAACCGTTGTCTACGATGCTAATTCTCATACTAGCGAAGTTTGGATATTTGATAGCGATCGCCTGGATGCCGAACCCGTTTGCAAACTAGGATTACCCAGCGTCATCCCCCACAGCTTCCACGGCACTTGGAACCCAGCCTAA
- a CDS encoding transposase — MMLNIEGALKQDRLLRALTGLNRKAFDALLPTFTTMYLDTQQAKPRQRGLGGGRKARLLTAQDKLFFILFYFKCYPTFDVAGLLFDMHRSQAHEWMHRLQPILEAALGQKMALPERHLESIEAFLSRFPGVQRVMIDGTERPIARPQEREQQQQNYSGKKKRHTRKHLAAVDETKRVLILSKAREGKLHDKRFHDEDDIAGSVPDEIPIEVDSGFQGLQKQYDNLHLPHKKPKGGKLSDLQKTENRQLSQSRVVCENAFAGVKRYNAASVIYRNRIENFDDHLMLTAAGLWNFYLMAA, encoded by the coding sequence ATGATGCTGAATATTGAAGGTGCGCTGAAGCAAGACCGACTGTTGAGGGCATTAACTGGGTTGAACCGGAAAGCATTTGATGCCCTTTTGCCCACGTTTACCACGATGTACCTAGATACTCAACAGGCCAAGCCTCGTCAACGTGGCCTGGGTGGAGGACGCAAAGCCCGCTTACTTACAGCCCAAGACAAATTGTTTTTCATCCTTTTCTATTTCAAATGTTATCCGACCTTTGATGTGGCGGGACTGCTCTTTGATATGCATCGCTCCCAGGCACATGAGTGGATGCATCGATTGCAGCCAATATTAGAAGCGGCTTTGGGACAGAAGATGGCGCTGCCGGAACGCCATCTCGAAAGCATTGAAGCATTTTTGTCACGCTTTCCAGGAGTGCAACGAGTGATGATTGATGGGACAGAACGCCCAATTGCGCGACCTCAAGAAAGAGAACAACAACAACAGAATTACTCCGGTAAAAAGAAACGTCATACGCGTAAACACTTGGCGGCAGTTGATGAAACCAAACGGGTCTTGATCTTAAGCAAAGCACGAGAAGGCAAACTGCATGACAAACGTTTTCATGACGAAGATGACATTGCAGGTAGTGTGCCTGATGAAATTCCGATTGAAGTAGACTCGGGCTTTCAGGGATTACAGAAGCAGTATGACAATCTCCATCTTCCTCACAAAAAGCCCAAAGGGGGCAAGTTAAGTGACCTTCAAAAAACGGAGAATCGTCAATTGAGTCAATCCCGTGTAGTTTGCGAAAATGCCTTTGCTGGTGTGAAGCGCTACAACGCCGCCAGTGTCATTTATCGTAATCGGATTGAAAACTTTGATGACCATTTGATGCTGACCGCAGCAGGATTATGGAACTTCTACTTGATGGCTGCTTAA
- a CDS encoding globin domain-containing protein, which yields MLQRTFNIQHHSSLPLLSILSYFPTSLIDIVKSTAPVLKKNGQQITTRMYEIMFQNHPEVKEQFSMAAQADGSQPARLATAVYSYANQIDNLPALKSMVEKIAHRHVQTHVTPEQYPIVGESLLQAMKDVLGEAATEEVMAAWTEAYQALSEVFIHREHDIYVGEDKKAQLLHS from the coding sequence TTGCTTCAGCGCACCTTCAATATTCAGCATCATTCTTCCCTACCACTGCTGTCTATTCTCTCTTATTTCCCGACAAGTCTAATAGATATCGTCAAATCTACAGCACCTGTTTTGAAAAAGAACGGTCAGCAAATCACAACTCGGATGTATGAAATCATGTTTCAAAATCATCCAGAAGTCAAAGAACAATTTAGTATGGCGGCTCAAGCAGATGGTTCTCAGCCTGCAAGATTAGCAACAGCAGTTTATAGTTATGCTAACCAAATTGATAATTTGCCTGCTTTAAAGTCGATGGTAGAGAAGATTGCCCATCGTCATGTGCAGACTCATGTTACACCAGAGCAATATCCTATTGTCGGAGAAAGTTTACTGCAAGCCATGAAAGATGTTTTGGGAGAAGCTGCTACAGAAGAAGTGATGGCAGCTTGGACTGAAGCTTATCAGGCATTATCTGAAGTGTTTATTCACAGAGAACATGATATATATGTGGGTGAAGATAAAAAAGCACAGCTTTTGCATTCTTAA